One region of Elusimicrobiota bacterium genomic DNA includes:
- a CDS encoding DUF177 domain-containing protein: protein MEEKNPFVFSREEIRQKGGLKSAFKPDAALFTDALEKPAVVKNLELNIEFFPDEKGPIILAGALKAELMLECSRCGKPLTACLKENFDEVYEDTVECIDVREAVRETLVLLAPMKILCSDACRGLCPVCGINRNIKTCSCRMPGRNPFAALDDLKKKNGAR from the coding sequence ATGGAAGAAAAAAATCCTTTTGTTTTCAGCCGCGAAGAAATCAGACAAAAAGGCGGGCTTAAGAGCGCCTTCAAACCCGACGCGGCTCTGTTCACGGACGCGCTTGAAAAGCCGGCCGTGGTAAAGAACCTTGAACTGAACATTGAGTTCTTCCCGGACGAGAAGGGACCGATAATCCTTGCAGGCGCGCTGAAAGCTGAACTAATGCTTGAATGTTCGCGCTGTGGCAAGCCTTTAACGGCCTGTCTCAAGGAAAATTTTGACGAGGTTTATGAAGATACTGTAGAATGTATAGACGTGCGCGAAGCGGTGCGTGAAACGCTGGTGTTGCTCGCACCCATGAAGATTCTGTGTTCGGACGCCTGCAGGGGGCTTTGCCCGGTCTGCGGCATAAACAGGAATATTAAAACCTGTTCTTGCCGTATGCCTGGCCGAAACCCATTCGCGGCATTGGACGATTTAAAGAAA